Genomic DNA from Candidatus Brocadia sp.:
CGGCAGGGCTTTTTTGGTCGGTATTCGAGAAGGAAGGAAATACAAGACAGTATCTAAAATAGGAACAGGGCTTTCTGACGAACAATGGAAAGAGTTGGACAAAAGAGCTAAGAAGTTAGAGGTGAGAGAAAAGCCCAAAGAATATGAAGTGGATAAAAATCCCGAACAATCAACTACTATCTCCGAACTTAAGAAATTATATGATATGCAAAAAGTTAGATGAATTAGAATTATAAATTAATACGTGTGTTTTTTTGATTGACATTAAATTTATATTTTGTTTATAGTAGCGAGGCGAGATAAGCTTTTAAAAGGTTAAAATATTTTATTACATCTACAAATGTAAAGAACTTAATAACATAAAATAAATTAAACATCACGAAAATGGCAAATCCTGAGCAATCAGGGGGCGCAAAGTAAAGGGTCTTTTGCAGAGACGCATTGCCAATGCGTCTCTGCCATTGAAGATAGCCTTACTGCCGAAGATGTTCATATCTTTGCAGTAAGGCTTTTTTATTTTTAGAAAGTTAAGACAAATTTTTAGCAGGAGGGGTAGATTATGGACAAGAGAAAAGTGTACATAGAAAAACTGACGGCACAGCTAAAAGAATGGGACGCAAAGATAGATATTTTAAAGGCCAAATATGAAAAGGCAGAAGCGGACGCTAAGATTGAATATAAAAAAACGATTGATTCATTACAGGGCAAATATAAAGAGATGCAGACGAGGTTGCATGATCTGGAGACAGCCGCTGAAGATGCATGGGAGGATGTAAAGTCTGGGACAGAAAAAGCTATAGCTGAACTTAAGACTGCCTTCAATGAAGCGTTATCGAAGTTCAAATGATTCATGATACGTTAATCAGATACGAATATGTCATTCCCGCGAAAGCGGGAATCCAGAAAAACACCGGATTCCGGGTCAAGCCCGGAATGACAGACAGTTGTAAACTTATGTCGCTATGTATAGTAGCTTTACTGAGAGTGTTCTCGGTAGTTCGGGTTAAACTTCTTAATGTATGGAGGCAATAAAATGTTAAAAAAGTTTGGTTATAGTTTTGTTGTTGTGAGTACATTGATATTTGGTGTCTGTGTGGTAAACACTGTGTTGGTAGGCTCTGTTATCGCAGCCGGAAAGGAAACTGAGAAGAAGGATGTCGACAAAGACCCGGTGTGTGGTATGGAGGTGAATAAAGAAAAAGCGGTTAAACTGGAACATGACGGTAAAACTTATTATTTCTGTTCCAAGATGTGTGAAGAATCATTTAAAAAAGACCCTTCAAAGTATCTTAAAGAAAAGGAGAAATAGAACAGAAAAATTACTAACATTGAAGGGGTGCACTTTTATTTCGTGCACCCCCTTTCTCTTCCATCTGCACACTCACCCATGCCTGTCATGCAGAACTTGTTTTCGTATCTTCTCTTGAAAGCCTGAAAGAATACATGATACAACCCATTTTGAACCAAATACAACTTATTCTGAACCAAAAATACTTTGACAACACCATATTAGATTATCTTATAAGTATCGGTATTTTCGTTTCGTCGTTAATCCTTGTCAGAATATTTAAAATTGTAATTTTGAAGCGGTTTAAGGTATGGGCTGAAAGCACCAAAATTGTCACGAGCAACTTTATCATTTCGACCATTGAAAAATTCATTATCCCCCTGTTCTATTTTTCTGCTTTTTATTTTGGGTTAACTTATTTAAAGCTCGATCCATCGGTAACAAAAATCATTGATTCTGCTATTGTTGTAATCATTACTTTTTGTATTCTTCGATTTATTACCATAATTATTAATCATATCATAAGCTACTACTGGTCAAAAAAGGTTGGTGTTGAAGAGCGCATAACAAATTTGGCAGCAATATCAACTATTGTAAATATCATCATTTGGGGATTTGGTTTAGTCTTTCTTCTGGACAATCTTGGCTTTAAAATCTCAGCGGTTATTGCAGGGCTTGGAATAGGCGGTGTCGCAGTGGCATTTGCAGCACAAAGTGTGTTAAGCGATTTTTTTAGTTATTTTATAATATTTTTTGATCGCCCCTTTAAGATTGGTGATTTTATTATCGTTGATGACAAAATGGGGGTTGTAGAAAATGTCGGTATAAAGACCACGAGAATTTCAAGCCTGGGAGGCGAACAAATAGTTTTCCCCAATTCAAATCTTACAAATGCCCGTATTCATAATTATAAAAAAATGGGGAAAAGACGTGTCCTTTTTAAAATTGGCGTAACCTATCAAACACCTCTACAGAAACTAAAAGAAATACCTGTTATTGTAAAACAAATTATTGAAAGTATTAATGATACAATTTTTGATCGTGTACATTTTCAATCATACGGTGACTTTAGTTTGATTTTTGAAGTTGTATATTACGTTATTGGACCTGATTATAATAAATATATGGACATCCAGCAGGAAATTAATTTTCGTATTTATGAAGAGTTCGAATCACGTGAAATCAAAATGGCCCATCCTACTCAGACTGTATCAATGAGTGGAAATGTTGTGATTGATACGGGAAAAGACAAAGAGCTAATAAGAGAAAAATCATTATGCAAGAAGGCTGACATATAAAGTCATTGCAAGCAACAGCGAAGCAATCCCATCCCCCCCCTTTTTGCGATTGCTTCGGG
This window encodes:
- a CDS encoding coiled coil domain-containing protein produces the protein MMDKRKVYIEKLTAQLKEWDAKIDILKAKYEKAEADAKIEYKKTIDSLQGKYKEMQTRLHDLETAAEDAWEDVKSGTEKAIAELKTAFNEALSKFK
- a CDS encoding mechanosensitive ion channel family protein — its product is MIQPILNQIQLILNQKYFDNTILDYLISIGIFVSSLILVRIFKIVILKRFKVWAESTKIVTSNFIISTIEKFIIPLFYFSAFYFGLTYLKLDPSVTKIIDSAIVVIITFCILRFITIIINHIISYYWSKKVGVEERITNLAAISTIVNIIIWGFGLVFLLDNLGFKISAVIAGLGIGGVAVAFAAQSVLSDFFSYFIIFFDRPFKIGDFIIVDDKMGVVENVGIKTTRISSLGGEQIVFPNSNLTNARIHNYKKMGKRRVLFKIGVTYQTPLQKLKEIPVIVKQIIESINDTIFDRVHFQSYGDFSLIFEVVYYVIGPDYNKYMDIQQEINFRIYEEFESREIKMAHPTQTVSMSGNVVIDTGKDKELIREKSLCKKADI
- a CDS encoding YHS domain-containing protein gives rise to the protein MLKKFGYSFVVVSTLIFGVCVVNTVLVGSVIAAGKETEKKDVDKDPVCGMEVNKEKAVKLEHDGKTYYFCSKMCEESFKKDPSKYLKEKEK